One genomic window of Glycine soja cultivar W05 chromosome 9, ASM419377v2, whole genome shotgun sequence includes the following:
- the LOC114368153 gene encoding putative lipid-binding protein AIR1 produces the protein MASKGNVASTYVALLMCLYLLSFTMVSSQISTPPPMPSQNGTCPINVLRLGVCANVLNLVNVTLGSPPTLPCCTLIQGLADVDVGVCLCTALRANLLGINLNLPISLTLLLNTCRGNIPNIQCS, from the coding sequence ATGGCTTCCAAGGGAAATGTTGCATCCACTTATGTTGCACTACTCATGTGTCTCTATTTGCTTTCATTCACCATGGTGAGCTCTCAAATCTCAACCCCACCACCAATGCCTTCTCAAAACGGTACATGTCCTATAAATGTACTTCGATTGGGTGTGTGTGCCAATGTGTTGAACCTGGTCAATGTTACACTAGGATCACCACCAACCCTCCCCTGTTGCACCCTCATTCAGGGTTTGGctgatgttgatgttggtgtTTGCCTTTGCACTGCCCTCAGAGCTAACCTTCTTGGCATCAACTTAAACTTGCCAATTTCCTTGACATTGCTTCTCAATACCTGCAGAGGGAACATCCCTAATATCCAGTGTTCTTAA
- the LOC114368154 gene encoding uncharacterized protein LOC114368154 — translation MANEDFPFQMPMLTKNNYDNWSIKMKALLGAQDVWDIVENGFEEQDEVSLSQGVKETLKESRKRDKKALFLIYQSVDEETFEKISNATTAKEAWDKLQTCNKGVEQVKKIRLQTLRGDFERLFMEESESIYDYFS, via the coding sequence ATGGCGAATGAAGATTTTCCTTTCCAAATGCCGATGCTCACAAAGAACAACTATGATAATTGGAGTATCAAGATGAAGGCACTACTAGGAGCTCAAGATGTGTGGGATATCGTAGAGAATGGCTTCGAGGAGCAAGATGAAGTCTCGCTAAGCCAAGGTGTAAAGGAGACGTTGAAGGAGTCAAGAAAGAGAGACAAGAAAGCTCTCTTTCTCATTTATCAATCGGTGGATGAAGAAACATTTGAGAAGATATCCAACGCAACGACGGCCAAAGAAGCATGGGATAAGCTTCAAACTTGCAACAAAGGAGTTGAGCAGGTAAAAAAGATTCGTCTTCAAACTCTTAGAGGTGACTTTGAGCGTTTGTTTATGGAGGAGTCCGAGtcaatttatgattatttttcttga